In Streptomyces sp. NBC_01335, the genomic window CGTCCGTCATGTTCGAGGTGGTGGCCGCACTCGTCTCCGATCCCGGCATCGTCGGGATCTGGCCGTTCCTCCTCACCGCACCGTGCTCCCTGCTGGCAGCAGGAGCAGTCGATGCGATCGGCGGCACGCACGCATCCGTCTGGTACCTCGTCGCCGGGGTGGCCATCAGCGCGCTGGTCCAGTCGTTCGCTCTTGGAGCGCTCGTGGAAACGCTGCGCGGCCGTCTGCGCGCGGCACCCTTCGCGGGCCGGCTGCGGAGTTGAAG contains:
- a CDS encoding SCO4225 family membrane protein produces the protein MNSRTLLRLTFANPASVVYLGLVGASVMFEVVAALVSDPGIVGIWPFLLTAPCSLLAAGAVDAIGGTHASVWYLVAGVAISALVQSFALGALVETLRGRLRAAPFAGRLRS